In Cololabis saira isolate AMF1-May2022 chromosome 4, fColSai1.1, whole genome shotgun sequence, one DNA window encodes the following:
- the zgc:162730 gene encoding mRNA decay activator protein ZFP36, with amino-acid sequence MSDMLDDIITKNILNLALNDALVPTQSQIKLHGQSGLSRSTSLFSHPSHPSASSLSLSTEHVNNEDNGSSLWSPNIWSNDPVSNQKQLPFRADRSMSLTEYTSSLLSSFGQMKNLDSFPKASATTVAPPPGFPPSSNLQAQLPPMLSSNRYKTELCRGFQETGSCKYGNKCQFAHGEAELRGLYRHPKYKTEPCRTFYNFGYCPYGSRCHFIHEERASGGPLMSGKFQRQPAPMASHNPRHQLRQSVSFAGFMGSSRSSSPPSFPSLNDPNLGFSRAPSVSPPPADLLSPVFSESMQRETPAFQFGSHQTRASTGDINSIPVIFEPKASHCVCGHGNNFNSSNGRVFTKGEDGPLRDGNLLFPGLGSHGGLMKPTGLQRFSSEESLEDSYSSSSSSGTESPTFDGSASKRLTVFERLSLSD; translated from the exons ATGTCCGATATgcttgatgacatcatcacaAAG AACATTCTGAATCTGGCCCTGAACGATGCCTTGGTCCCAACACAGTCTCAAATCAAACTCCACGGGCAGAGCGGGTTGAGCCGATCAACCTCCCTCTTCTCTCACCCCTCCCATCCTTCAGCTTCGAGCCTCAGCTTGAGCACTGAGCACGTTAACAATGAAGACAATGGGAGCTCTTTGTGGTCGCCCAACATCTGGAGCAACGACCCTGTCTCAAACCAAAAGCAGCTCCCCTTCCGGGCTGACCGTTCCATGAGCCTGACAGAGTACACCAGCAGCCTGCTCTCCTCGTTTGGACAGATGAAGAACCTGGATTCCTTTCCCAAAGCCTCTGCTACTACTGTGGCTCCCCCACCTGGGTTCCCGCCTTCATCAAACCTCCAAGCTCAGCTCCCGCCCATGCTGTCCTCTAACCGTTACAAGACAGAGCTGTGCCGCGGCTTCCAGGAGACTGGCAGCTGTAAGTACGGCAACAAGTGCCAGTTTGCCCACGGCGAGGCAGAGCTACGAGGACTGTACCGTCACCCAAAGTATAAGACGGAGCCCTGCAGAACCTTCTACAACTTTGGCTACTGCCCCTACGGCTCACGCTGCCACTTCATCCACGAGGAGAGAGCCAGTGGAGGTCCATTAATGTCTGGCAAATTCCAGCGGCAACCGGCTCCGATGGCAAGCCACAACCCCCGCCACCAGCTCCGGCAGAGTGTCAGCTTCGCTGGCTTCATGGGCTCTTCCCGCAGCTCATCCCCTCCATCATTCCCATCCCTCAACGATCCTAACCTGGGGTTCAGCCGTGCTCCTTCTGTTTCCCCACCTCCTGCTGATCTCCTCTCTCCTGTGTTCAGTGAATCAATGCAACGAGAAACACCAGCATTCCAGTTTGGCAGCCATCAAACCCGTGCCAGCACTGGAGACATAAACAGCATTCCTGTCATCTTCGAGCCAAAGgcttcacactgtgtgtgtggcCATGGAAATAACTTTAACAGCAGCAACGGCAGAGTCTTCACCAAAGGGGAGGACGGGCCTCTCCGTGACGGCAACTTGCTGTTTCCTGGTCTTGGGAGCCACGGAGGCCTCATGAAGCCCACTGGACTGCAGCGTTTCTCCTCCGAGGAGTCCCTGGAGGACAgctacagcagcagcagctccagtgGGACCGAGTCTCCAACGTTTGACGGATCTGCCAGCAAGAGGCTCACTGTGTTTGAGCGTCTATCCCTGTCTGACTAA